The genomic stretch GAACCTGGCCATGGCGCTGAAGAATCCGCGCGGGCCGTTCGACGTGTTGTTCTACCGCAAGTCCGACCGCGCCGCGCGGCGCATAGAGGAAATCGCCGACGAGATCGGCCTTCTGGCGCAGCTGCCGCGCCGCGCGGGCGAGTTGAGCCACGGTCAGAAGCAATGGCTGGAGATCGGGATGCTGCTGGCACAGGATCCGCGGCTGCTGCTTGTCGACGAGCCGGCCGCCGGGATGACCCCGGCCGAACGCGAGCACACCACGGATCTTCTGAAGAGAGCGGCCGAAACCCGGGCCGTGATCGTGGTCGAGCACGACATGGAGTTCGTGCGCCGGCTGGAATGCAAGGTGACGGTGCTGCACGAGGGGTCGGTGCTGGCCGAGGGGTCGCTCGACCATGTGACGCGGAACAAGGACGTCATAGACGTCTATCTGGGGCGCTGAGGATGCTGGAAGTTCGCGATCTGACCTTGCGCTACGGGCAGAGCCAGATCCTGCACGGGGTCAGCCTGGTGACGCGCCGGGGCGAGGTGACGGCCGTGATGGGGACGAACGGCGTGGGCAAGACGAGCCTTCTGAAGGCAATCGCCGGGCGGCATCCCTTCGCGGGCGGCTCGATCGCGCTCGATGGCCGGGACCTGGGCCGTCCGAACGCCTTCACGGCCGCGAAGGCGGGCATCGCCTATGTGCCGCAAGGGCGCGAGATCTTTCCGTTGCTGACCGTGACCGAGAACCTGGAAACAGGCTTTGCCTGCCTGGGCCGGTCCGAGCGAAGCGTTCCTGGACGGATCTTCGAACTGTTCCCGGTGCTCAGGGAAATGAAGGACCGCCGCGGCGGGGACCTGTCGGGCGGCCAGCAGCAACAGCTTGCGATCGCCCGCGCCCTGGTGACACGGCCCCGGGTGCTGCTCCTCGACGAGCCGACCGAGGGCATCCAGCCCAACATCATCAAGCAGATCGGCAAGGTGATCGCCTTCCTGCGGGACGAGGGCCAGATGAGCATTCTGCTGGTAGAGCAATATTTCGACTTTGCGGTGGGCCATGCCGACAGCTTCGTCGTGATGACCCGGGGCGAGGTCAGCTACCGCTGCGAGAAGGCGACGCTCGACCGCGACCGCCTGCTTGCAAGCGTGTCGATCTGACGGGAAGCCCGCAGGGCAGGACGACCCGCCCCCGCCTGCGTGTCCCCCGTGCCGACACCATCCGGCCCGCCAGGCAGCGCGTGATCCGGCGCCACGGAATGAAGGATCGGCACAAGCTGCCCCGCGCAGATGCGCGGCCGGGGCGGTGCCCGCCGCCGGGCGCGTGATGGGCGCCGAAGAAGGGTGGCGGCGTCCGGTTTCGCGCCTGCCGACAGTGCCGCAACGGCCTCAGGGCGATACACCGCAGTACAGTTCCGCACACATGAGCCACGAAAAGCGGCGGCATGCGGGCAATCATGGCGCAATCCCGGTTTGCCTGGGGGGCGACTGCGACTTTCACGCAACGGTTGCAAAAGGCGGCGGGCTACAGCCAGAGAATGCTTGCCTCGAATACTTGTCGCCCTGACTGGATAGCGTTGGATATCCATGCAAGTTTTTATGTGCGGGCAAGTGTTTGCCGATGTCGCGTGATGATTGATCGAGTTTCTTCTGCCCGAATGGCGCCGGCCCCGACACTTCTGGGCGCTGTCCTTGCCGGCCTTGTCCTTGCGCTGGCGATGGTCATTCTGGCGGCAAGACAGCCCTGGCTTGGCCTGGAACTGGGCGCCGATCCCGACAGCGGCGCGGTGCAGGTCCGCGCTGCCGACCCTTCGGGTCCGGCGGCGTCCCTTCCGCCCGGCACCCGCATCCTGGCGCTGGCCGGCGCGGGTGAGCGGATCCTGCCCGGGGCCGTCGACCTGGTCGAGGAACCCGACACCGTCGACACCTATGCCGCCATGAACGACGTCTTCGCGCGGCAGCGCAGCATCGCGCGGATCCTGCAAGGCCAGGAGATCACCCTGGAGGTCGTGGCCGAACCCGGCCAGGCGCCGTCGCGCGTGGCGATCAGCCCGGCACCCTACCGGCCATTGTCGGATCTGCCGGCAATCTTCTGGCTGCAACTGGCGGTCGGGCTGACCGGCTTCTGGCTGGGGGCGTGGATCTGGTCGTTGCAGCGCGGGCAGTGGCCGGCCCGTTTCCTGGCGCTGGCCGGTACGGGGCTGATGATCTCGGCGCTGACGGCTGCGGTCTACAGTGGGCGGGAACTGGCGCTTGGCGGCGCGACGTTCCGGCTGCTGTCGGGGGCCAACCATGCCGGCACGCTGCTGTTCGGCGTGGGCATGAT from Halovulum dunhuangense encodes the following:
- the urtD gene encoding urea ABC transporter ATP-binding protein UrtD, which codes for MSALLEVSGVSVSFDGFKAINNLSLEIGEPELRAIIGPNGAGKTTFMDIITGKTRPDEGRVTWGEKSVSLLSLSESRIARAGIGRKFQRPTVFEAQSVRENLAMALKNPRGPFDVLFYRKSDRAARRIEEIADEIGLLAQLPRRAGELSHGQKQWLEIGMLLAQDPRLLLVDEPAAGMTPAEREHTTDLLKRAAETRAVIVVEHDMEFVRRLECKVTVLHEGSVLAEGSLDHVTRNKDVIDVYLGR
- the urtE gene encoding urea ABC transporter ATP-binding subunit UrtE: MLEVRDLTLRYGQSQILHGVSLVTRRGEVTAVMGTNGVGKTSLLKAIAGRHPFAGGSIALDGRDLGRPNAFTAAKAGIAYVPQGREIFPLLTVTENLETGFACLGRSERSVPGRIFELFPVLREMKDRRGGDLSGGQQQQLAIARALVTRPRVLLLDEPTEGIQPNIIKQIGKVIAFLRDEGQMSILLVEQYFDFAVGHADSFVVMTRGEVSYRCEKATLDRDRLLASVSI